A section of the Triticum dicoccoides isolate Atlit2015 ecotype Zavitan chromosome 7A, WEW_v2.0, whole genome shotgun sequence genome encodes:
- the LOC119331188 gene encoding uncharacterized protein LOC119331188, with amino-acid sequence MPSSPAPSPVVVLSDDERGDDGAASGAPSRSAAERIASTLTTQAAVDALCKNHDVPRGFAARPAGELRACSAPPRGSVCVYAHMLETGVRFPLHPFFCDALNHFGLAPGQLSINGWRVLVGFVAICHEAGVPPSMALFRHFFKLYNRNDWYYFRCRAFAGVLFTGTSYSQSEREWKGAFFFLTSPESWRCPVRWGEPPYKSSAAGPALTSHQKQSGEKLLAVHGTARDLRAYLRQTDLAAALSADLAGAPPPPQPSPRSTVAKGVDPPVRDMTDKMPVEKTAAPAARTEQVKSEAHGDTLPMSGKKRRREEGTATNGHHCAAPVSTPRAPSGFDPRSPRSPVPDTHDGDGAGWKAAQKVLEGLVTPSRERHFAASKPSDLLASSYVAVLQAANYATFSLNYALELDEKVVARERDNLALWEQVEKEKAARQAAVAELEKVKAELEIAQARAVQQFLGSGEYTRRLAEHALPAYLRGAEEMKRVALRHYPHVDAGKLELPLD; translated from the exons ATGCCTTCCTCCCCCGCCCCATCCCCCGTCGTCGTCCTCAGCGACGACGAGAGAGGCGACGACGGCGCCGCATCCGGCGCGCCCTCGAGGTCCGCCGCCGAGCGCATCGCCTCCACCCTGACCACCCAGGCCGCGGTCGACGCCCTCTGCAAGAACCACGACGTGCCGAGGGGGTTCGCCGCGCGCCCCGCCGGCGAGCTGCGCGCGTGCAGCGCGCCTCCGCGGGGGTCCGTCTGCGTGTACGCCCACATGCTGGAGACCGGGGTGCGCTTCCCGCTGCACCCCTTCTTCTGCGACGCGCTCAACCACTTCGGCCTCGCGCCGGGCCAGCTCTCCATAAACGGGTGGCGCGTCCTGGTGGGGTTCGTGGCGATCTGCCACGAGGCCGGCGTGCCGCCGTCCATGGCTCTGTTCCGGCACTTCTTCAAGCTGTACAACCGGAACGACTGGTACTACTTCCGCTGCAGGGCGTTCGCCGGAGTGCTCTTCACTGGCACGAGCTATTCGCAATCTGAGAGGGAGTGGAAAGGGGCTTTCTTCTTCCTGACGTCGCCGGAGTCATGGCGCTGCCCTGTGCGCTGGGGCGAGCCGCCGTACAAGAGCTCCGCCGCAGGTCCGGCGCTCACGAGCCACCAGAAGCAGTCGGGGGAAAAGCTGCTAGCCGTACACGGCACAGCGCGTGATCTCCGGGCTTACCTCCGGCAGACGGATCTTGCTGCGGCCTtgtccgcggacctcgccggcgcacCGCCACCACCTCAGCCTTCTCCCCGTTCTACTGTTGCCAAAG GGGTGGATCCACCCGTCCGCGACATGACTGACAAAATGCCagtggagaagacggcggcgccggcggcaCGGACGGAGCAGGTGAAAAGCGAGGCGCACGGCGACACGCTTCCCATGTCCGGGAAGAAGAGGAGACGGGAGGAGGGGACTGCAACAAACGGGCATCATTGCGCCGCCCCAGTGTCCACCCCGCGTGCCCCGTCGGGCTTTGACCCGCGGTCACCGCGCTCCCCCGTACCCGACACACACGACGGCGACGGCGCCGGCTGGAAGGCCGCGCAGAAGGTTCTAGAGGGCCTCGTCACGCCGTCGCGGGAGCGCCACTTCGCGGCGTCCAAGCCCTCCGACCTCCTGGCGTCGAGCTACGTTGCAGTGCTCCAG GCCGCGAACTACGCGACCTTCTCCCTGAACTACGCGCTGGAGCTGGACGAAAAGGTTGTGGCGCGCGAGCGCGACAACCTGGCGCTGTGGGAGCAAGTGGAGAAGGAGaaggcggcgaggcaggcggcggtggcggagctcgaaAAGGTGAAGGCAGAGCTGGAGATTGCCCAGGCCAGGGCGGTGCAGCAGTTCCTGGGGTCCGGGGAGTACACGCGGCGGCTGGCCGAGCATGCGCTGCCGGCGTACCTGCGCGGCGCAGAGGAGATGAAGCGCGTCGCGCTCCGGCACTACCCGCACGTCGACGCCGGCAAGCTGGAGCTGCCGCTTGATTAG